GCATGCGGGTAGGGTTGTACATGGCGCGCATATCGGTTTCGGCATAAGCAGTACCGTATTTTTTTAATAAGGCGGTAAAAAAATTTTCTAGTTCGGTATAGCGTGTAATACCTTTGTGTATGGCACGGTTGCTCTCTCGAGAATCGCGAAGTACAATGGCATGCTCAGGGAAGTTTACGCGCTTAGCAAATGCGTACAAATCTGCCATGGTACGCACCTCTTCGCCATTAAAATTAGTGGTAATGCTTAACTCGCGTACTACAATTTCTACATCGTTTTTTTTATCTACCAGTACAAGTAACTCCTCGTTAGCAGGTAAAAACGGTATGTTGGGGTGCGCTCCAAACGAGCCTTCGCTGGCTACCGCAAGGTCGCAGTTGGATAGTTCCATAGCAGCATGGCATTTTTGGCGCGCGGCTTCTAGCGGGGTTAGGGTGCGCGGTATTTCGCCTGTAAAGGTGCCTAGTGTATTGGTATCTAAGCCATAGGGGGTAAAACAGTGTA
The Flavobacterium litorale genome window above contains:
- a CDS encoding DUF6671 family protein, which gives rise to MFEGRPLAIATMHKKESVIAPILETVLGVHCFTPYGLDTNTLGTFTGEIPRTLTPLEAARQKCHAAMELSNCDLAVASEGSFGAHPNIPFLPANEELLVLVDKKNDVEIVVRELSITTNFNGEEVRTMADLYAFAKRVNFPEHAIVLRDSRESNRAIHKGITRYTELENFFTALLKKYGTAYAETDMRAMYNPTRMQVIQAAANKLASKALVCCPACDTPGFGVTATEGGLPCSYCSLPTKSVLHHVSTCTKCNYTSTKKYPTGKTTEDPQYCDYCNP